The Arachis duranensis cultivar V14167 chromosome 2, aradu.V14167.gnm2.J7QH, whole genome shotgun sequence genome has a window encoding:
- the LOC107472314 gene encoding protease Do-like 5, chloroplastic, protein LVDAKGNSFYSEGKIIGFDPAYDLAVLKVDVDGHEIRPVVLGQSNKLHVGQNCFAIGNPYGYENTLTTGVVSGLGREIPSPNGGAIKGAIQTNADINAGNSRGPLIDSYGHVIGVNTATFTRKGSEMSSGVNFAISIDTVLRTVPYLIVYGTPYSNRF, encoded by the exons TTAGTTGATGCCAAAGGGAATAGCTTCTACAGTGAAGGCAAGATAATTGGGTTTGATCCAGCCTATGATCTTGCTGTTCTCAAGG TTGATGTTGATGGGCACGAAATCAGGCCTGTGGTTCTTGGTCAATCTAACAAGTTACATGTAGGTCAAAATTGTTTCGCAATTGGAAATCCTTATGGATATGAAAATACTCTCACAACAGGG GTGGTGAGTGGTTTAGGGCGTGAGATACCTTCACCAAATGGAGGGGCCATTAAAGGAGCTATTCAAACTAATGCAGATATTAATGCAG GAAACTCAAGGGGACCACTGATTGACTCATATGGCCATGTTATTGGTGTAAACACAGCAACCTTCACCAGAAAAG GGAGCGAAATGTCATCAGGTGTTAACTTTGCAATTTCCATTGACACTGTTCTCAGGACTGTACCATATCTTATTGTTTATGGAACACCTTACAGTAATAGGTTTTGA